A DNA window from Anastrepha obliqua isolate idAnaObli1 chromosome 5, idAnaObli1_1.0, whole genome shotgun sequence contains the following coding sequences:
- the LOC129247625 gene encoding mitochondrial inner membrane protease ATP23 homolog — translation MGLFTKAEAKTPVDSPVEITEAPPNTGPPASDNGDTLKSRFKEWGYDLYPERRGETYKPKWSKILLGMEGRENIDNVKCERNVYWCVKNSPLVKLMMGALRSSGCPIDLRRHISCEVCDTTVTGGYDPVLNQIVVCQNMARNEGMVQGVLTHEMIHMFDYCNNELDFRNIDHLACTEIRAANLAHCSFLSAMMQGDASIFDIKQAHQNCVKTKAMQSVLAVRNVSKLEAKEAVERVFPKCYADLEPIGRRIRRNSPDQHKAYMEGPMYGYDV, via the exons ATGGGTCTTTTTACCAAAGCTGAAGCGAAGACACCAGTGGATTCCCCTGTAGAGATCACAGAGGCTCCACCCAATACAGGGCCGCCAGCAAGTGATAATGGCGATACACTCAAGTCAAGATTTAAAGAATGGGGTTATGATTTGTATCCCGAAAGAAGAGGAGAAACATATAAGCCCAAATGGTCGAAGATTTTGCTAGGTATGGAAGGACGCGAAAATATCGACAATGTAAAATGTGAGCGTAACGTGTACTGGTGTGTGAAAAATAGTCCATTGGTGAAACTAATGATGGGCGCTTTGCGTAGTTCTGGTTGTCCAATCGACCTGCGTCGTCATATATCCTGCGAAGTGTGTGATACCACCGTAACTGGCGGCTATGATCCAGTGTTGAATCAAATTGTTGTATGCCAGAACATGGCACGGAACGAAGGCATGGTCCAGGGTGTGCTTACACATGAAATGATACACATGTTCGATTACTGTAACAACGAATTGGATTTCCGGAACATCGACCATTTAGCCTGTACTGAAATTAGAGCAGCAAATTTGGCACATTGTTCATTTTTAAGCGCAATGATGCAAGGTGATGCTTCGATATTTGATATAAAACAAGCTCATCAG AACTGTGTAAAAACGAAGGCGATGCAATCGGTTTTGGCAGTGCGGAATGTAAGTAAACTTGAAGCGAAAGAAGCAGTGGAGCGCGTGTTCCCAAAATGCTACGCCGACTTGGAGCCGATAGGGCGACGCATACGACGCAATTCACCCGACCAGCATAAAGCTTACATGGAAGGACCAATGTATGGTTATGATGTTTAG